One genomic window of Fusobacterium simiae includes the following:
- the yaaA gene encoding S4 domain-containing protein YaaA, which yields MKNIEKVKISTEFIKLDQFLKWLAVVDSGSQAKQVILDGKVKVNDEVEIRRGRKIYPEYKVEIFDKVYVVE from the coding sequence ATGAAAAATATAGAAAAAGTAAAAATATCAACAGAATTTATTAAACTTGACCAATTTTTAAAATGGCTTGCTGTTGTAGATAGTGGTTCTCAAGCAAAACAAGTTATTTTAGATGGGAAAGTTAAGGTAAATGATGAGGTAGAAATAAGAAGAGGAAGAAAAATTTATCCTGAGTACAAGGTTGAAATCTTTGATAAAGTTTATGTTGTAGAATAG